Below is a window of Desulfobulbaceae bacterium DB1 DNA.
GATGATGAGAAATCCGCCGCCGAGTCCGGTGAAGGCTGCACCGATGCCGACGATAAAGCCGCTGCAGATAAGAAGAAGTGATTGGGTCATGGTAAACGGTTCCTTTCCAGGCGACGATATTGGATGGCCTCGGCGATATGGCCGGAGCCGATTTCTTTTTCTCCGGCGAGATCGGCGATGGTGCGGGCGATTTTCAGGATGCGGTGATAGGCCCTGGCGGACAGGCCAAGTTGCGCCATGCCGCTTTCAAGCAGGCTGAGGGATTTTTCGTTCAGGAGGCAGAATTTTTTCAGATCGCGGCTGGTCATCTGGCTGTTGCTGAAAATTCCTTTCCTGCCCTTAAAGCGTTGTTGCTGTATTTTCCTGGCTTTTACCACCCTTTTCTTGATTTCCCCGGAGCTTTCACCCTCAACGGCTGATGCAACTTCCTGGAAGGGAACAGCCGGCACCTCAAGATGGATATCGATTCTGTCAAGTAATGGACCGGAGAGCTTTTCCGCGTAGCGTTTTATCTGCAGCGGAGTGCAGGTGCAGACGTGCCGGTTGTCGCCGAGATAACCGCAGGGACAGGGGTTTAATGCCGCCACCAGCACGAACCTGGCAGGAAAGGTGAGAGTCGACGTTGCTCTGGCAATGGTCACCTTGCCGTCTTCCAGCGGTTGCCTGAGCACCTCCAGGACGTTTTTTTTGAATTCCGGCAGTTCATCAAGAAAAAGAACGCCGTTATGGGCCAGGGAGACTTCTCCCGGACGGGGAATGTTGCCCCCGCCGATAAGCCCGGCGTCGGAAATGGTGTGATGCGGGGAGCGAAACGGCCTCTGCGGCATCAGACTGCATCTGTCGGGCAGCAGGCCGCAGACGCTGTATATCTTGGTTGTCTCCAGAGCTTCTTCAAAACTGAGATCCGGCAATATGGTCGGTAACCGTTTTGACAGCATGGTCTTGCCGGATCCCGGCGGGCCGCTCAAAAGCACATTGTGGTCACCGGCGGCCGCAACTTCCAGGGCCCGTTTGACATGCTCCTGGCCTTTGACTTCACTGAAATCAAGCTGGTAATCCTGCTGTTTGGTCAACAAGGATTCCATGTCAACCACGGCGGGGGGAATTGATTTTTTGCCGGCAAGAAAATCAACCGCCTGGTGCAGAAAACTGATGCCGATGACGTCTATTCCCGTCACCACCGCCGCTTCCGGCGCGTTGTCAACCGGAACCATGATTCCCTGGAGCCCAGCTTTGCGAGCGGCGAGAACCATGGGGAGGATGCCCGGCACAGGCCGAATGATGCCGTCCAGGGCAAGTTCGCCGACCACGGCGTACAAAGGGAGTTTGTCCGAGGGGAGTATCTCCTCGGCCGCAAGAATGCCGACGGCAATGGGAAGGTCGAACCCGGTTCCCCCCTTCTTGATGTCCGCCGGAGCAAGATTCACGGTTATCTTTTTGTTTGGAAAATCGTAGCCGCTGTTTTTGATTGCGGCCCTTACCCGATCCTTGCTTTCGCGGACGGCACCTTCGGCAAGGCCGACAGTGGAAAAGGCGGGCAGACCGAAAACGATATCCACTTCGACTTCAACCGGCAGTGCATCGACACCGAAAACAGTGCTGGTCTGCACCTTGGCGAGCATCTTCGTGTTCAGCCCTTTCCTGTCAACGCGTCATACATGGCGATGCTGAACCCGAGATAAAATGTTTTGCCGATCTGCAGAGTCGGGGCCCGCAGAGTGCCGCTGCGGCCAAGGGCTCCTTTCAGTATCTCTTCTTTGTTGTCCGAGCTGGGTGAAAATTGTTTTGTCTTGCGACCGCCGGCAATAAAAATCGTCTCTCCACCGGCAAGCAGCTTCCAGGCAGCATCCTCCTCAATCGGATTTTTTCTGGCATCAACTTCGGTTATGATTTCCGCCTTGATCTTCCCAAGAGCCTCTTGGGCTTTCGCACAGGACGCTCAGCCTTTTCTGAAATAGGCCCAATGTATTTTCATAATTTTTCTCCTGTTTTTCGCTGATAGCAATCCGCCACGAGATCACCGGGCGCAAGGGAAAAGCAACTTCGCCTTCTTCCGGGCCTCATGATTCATGCATTTATTTTTTTACCACAATACAATAAAAAAGATAAGGGATGAATGATGAGCACGGGAAAAAATGAAATACATTCAGTGATTCACAAAACAGACGAAGCCTTCCTTTCCCGGACGACGCCACGATGTGCCGTTAATTTCATGAAATGCTGAGCGCCTCACCCCGGCCCTTCTTCCAAAGGGAAAGGAAATCCGCTTTCATGCTCAGCTTGGCATCTGATGATCATCTTGAGTCATTTTGCAAGAGGCTCCGCTGTTTTCTCAATTGATCAAATGATTTGATGCCGGAGAAAAAATCAGATACGTTGAGATATGGCATTGATAAAATTCGGCTGGATTCTCCTGCGAGAGGGGCTGATCCAGAGAAACCAGATGGAGAATATTCTCAATCTCAAGGAGCGTCACCAGGACAGGCTCTTCGGGGAACTGGCATCCCATTATTTCGACGTTCCTGAAGATGAGATCGAGGACGTGTTCGCCAATCATGTACTTCTGCCTTTTTTCAAAAACTGGTTCCTTGACCAGATTCGAAAAAAGGTCAAGATCAAGGATGCGGATATGGATGAGTTCATTACCCATGTGGAGGTGACTCTGTCCGGCTTTACCCGGAAGATTATTCGGTCCACCGCTTTTGCTCAAAAAGACAAGCACTTGCATTGTGCCTCGAAGGACGTCGATCTGCGGATCAGCGGCACTCTTGCCGAGATCGTCATTCATACCTCCATAAATGAAACGCTTGTTTTTCGTGATGTTCAATTTGAGTTTAAAAGAGCGCACGAAGAAATAGCTTTGCTGAACCCCCACATTTTCACCGAAGCAAAAACCCGACTTACCCAGTTGTACAAAAAATATTCTCTTTCTTAAGCATGATAGTGAACCCAAGGTGGCGCCATGCCTGAATCGGTCAAGCTTTTCAAGCAATATCCCTTTCAGAAGGGAGACAAAATCCGTATTGTTGACGGCAAGCGCCACGGCGACTGGCTGGTTGCGGATCTTGACGAAAAAAAAGTGACGCTGCGTTGTCCTGTCAGCGGCCGTGAATTTGCCTGGGATCGGTTTTGTTATTTTGTCGAGGAAAGGGTGCAGTCGTGGCCGGAGAAATAAGCGATTGCCGCAACCAGGTTCCTTCATGATTCCGCGCTTTGCGGAATGCGGCTTTTCCCCGCTGCGGCCACTCATTTTCCGCGAAATGGATGGTGATTTCAGGGGCGGCGGCAGCACCCGGCTTACCAGTGATGAGGAAATCGACACGGGTAACGGCAATAACTGGTTTTACTGTCGATTCTGCCGGGCTCGCATCACCTCTTTTTCCCGAATGATCGAGGTCAACGGCAGTCATTGCCATGTGTTTGCCAATCCTCATGGGAAAGTTTTTGAAATCGGTTGTTTTTCCGCCGCACCCGGCTGTGTTCACCACGGAACGCCGACCAGGGAGTGTACCTGGTTTACCGGCTGTTCCTGGCGTTTTTCGCTTTGCGCTGTTTGCTCGGCCCATCTTGGCTGGCATTATCAGTCGGATCTTGCCGGTTCCTTTTGGGGACTTGTTCTTGCCAATCTCGTCAATTCGTGAATAGTCAGGTCGTTACTTGCGGGGCGGGGCATGCGGATTGCGGATTTTCCGTTATTTTTCGATTTTTCATCACGATTTTACACGTTCATCAACCCCAACAATGATACAATATCCGTAACTATCCAGCTGTTTAGACTGTAGACTGAAGGCTATAGGGCTGCCGGTACTGTCGTATTACATATTTTAGGCGCTTTTCCTTCAGTCTACAGCCTTCAGCCTATCTACCTGGATAGTTACCAATATCCACAAATTATTTTTATCATCAGTATC
It encodes the following:
- a CDS encoding ATP-dependent protease (among the AAA+ ATPases, the YifB protease family belongs to the Helix 2 insert clade; unknown function); translation: MLAKVQTSTVFGVDALPVEVEVDIVFGLPAFSTVGLAEGAVRESKDRVRAAIKNSGYDFPNKKITVNLAPADIKKGGTGFDLPIAVGILAAEEILPSDKLPLYAVVGELALDGIIRPVPGILPMVLAARKAGLQGIMVPVDNAPEAAVVTGIDVIGISFLHQAVDFLAGKKSIPPAVVDMESLLTKQQDYQLDFSEVKGQEHVKRALEVAAAGDHNVLLSGPPGSGKTMLSKRLPTILPDLSFEEALETTKIYSVCGLLPDRCSLMPQRPFRSPHHTISDAGLIGGGNIPRPGEVSLAHNGVLFLDELPEFKKNVLEVLRQPLEDGKVTIARATSTLTFPARFVLVAALNPCPCGYLGDNRHVCTCTPLQIKRYAEKLSGPLLDRIDIHLEVPAVPFQEVASAVEGESSGEIKKRVVKARKIQQQRFKGRKGIFSNSQMTSRDLKKFCLLNEKSLSLLESGMAQLGLSARAYHRILKIARTIADLAGEKEIGSGHIAEAIQYRRLERNRLP